The nucleotide sequence GACGCCGTGGAAAAAAGCGACCGCACATTCACCCGCGAGGTCGACCAGCTTCCGCCCGCCGCGGTGCTGGAAGAAATCGATCGCCTGGTTGATATCCAGAAGCTCGAAGAAACGCTGATGCGCGAAGGCATTCAAAAATTCGCCGATCCTCAAAAGGCGCTGTTGAAGTTGATCGCGCAGAAGCGCGGCGCTCTGGCGGCTAAATAGGAGGAGCGGGAGGTGTTAAGGAGAAGAGGCGTCAAGGAGCAAAGTAGCTCCTCGCTCGACGTCTCCCCTTCTTCCTTCTTTTCTCCTCTACTCCTTTACTCCTACTCCCCCTCCTCCAATCCTCACCCGCCATGACCGCCGATCCCTACGCCAATTGCCCTTGCGGTAGCGGCAAGAAACTCAAGTTCTGTTGCGGGCCGCATTGGCCGGAGATCGAGCGCATCGAGCGGTTGTTCGATTCGCAGCAAGATCTCGCCGCGCTCGACGCGATCAACAAGTTGGAAGCCACGCTGCCGCACCACGCGCATTTGATGAACATGAAGATCGACCTGCTCTTCGCCCAGGGACGGCGCGAAGAAGCGGAAGCGCTCCAGAAAGAATTCATCGCCGCACATCCGGACAACGTCAACGCCCGCTATCGCCGCGCGGCGGAGTTGCTGGACGCAGGCGAAATCGAACAGGCCGCGCGTCTCTGGTACGACACGTTCGCCTCGACCGGTAACACCATGACCGGCGTCGGTCTGGTCGTGGCGCGCGCGACGGCCACCGCGGCATTGATGGCCGGCCACTTCGCCGCCGGCCGCACGTTGCTGAATATCCTGATGGCGCTCGATCCCAAGGACACTACGATTCGCGATCTGGCCGTCCAGATGATGAGTGCCGACGGCCAACCGCCGATCTGCCGAGAACTGCCGCCATTGCGCCAGCGCCCCGTCGACCCGCGTTGGAATGACGAGTTCGCCGCCGCACTGGCGCCGACGCCGTTGGCTGATTTCCCGCGCGCCGAAGCGCTCTTCGCGGTCCTCAGCGAAAAGGCCGCGAACGAACCCGCGGTTTGGGGAAACTTGGCCCTGCTGCGCGCGATGTTGGCGAATCCGCAAGGTGCGTCCGAGGCCTATGCGCGCTTGGCCGCTTGCGACATTCCCTGGGACGACGCGGTCGAGGCCGAGGCGTTGTCGGTCGTCTACCGGCAAGATGCGTCCGGCGCGATTGTCGAAATCCTCAAGGCCGCTTTTGAACTATCCGACGTCGACCGCGCGCTGGAACTGCTGTCCGCGGAGAAACGCTGCGGTCGCCTGCCAAGCGAAATGCTGCGTCGCGACGATGAGGATGGGCCGCCTCCCCGCGCTGCGTTCCTGTTGTTGGATCGCCCGCAGATCACCGACGCGTCCCAGGTGGAAGCCCATGACATTCCCGTCGTCGGCGGCGAGATCTCCATCTTTGGCAAGGAAACCGATCGCCCCGCGCGGCTAGTGCTTGGCGCGTTCGGCCAGCCAGCCTTCGACCAGGCGATTGCCTCCGTGCGTCAGTTGCTCGGTGAACCGCTTC is from Planctomycetia bacterium and encodes:
- a CDS encoding transaldolase family protein; this translates as KLPLQQEMIFASTGTKKKEDPAWKYVAAFAGSDIETNPPATNDAVEKSDRTFTREVDQLPPAAVLEEIDRLVDIQKLEETLMREGIQKFADPQKALLKLIAQKRGALAAK